The proteins below are encoded in one region of Garra rufa chromosome 12, GarRuf1.0, whole genome shotgun sequence:
- the chpfb gene encoding chondroitin sulfate synthase 2: protein MRIAMLVSLIRPTGPIIVGISLGFTLSLLSVTWVDESCDSEWMGAADEMLIGQPGSSKGARKPSSISSGTTDNGNLDEDFEPRIVPYNQPAQEGPPKKVFRAKYASTELGIRERLFVSVFTSKTTMNTLAVAINRTLNHHLDGRLIFFTGTRNRKLPNGMFVVAHGDERPVPNMFQSVRYLLEHHIADYDWFYFIQDDTYTQPERLKTLVSHLSMDFQLYMGQPGEFIGGETQGRYCHSGPGFLISRALLLKLQPFLEQCRTDIVSIRPDEWLGRCIIDYAGMSCVEEYEGLNYNYFTMENNLDLSRMGNDGFQNALTVHPVTSAELMYRLHKHFTELELQKTYEEIEKLQSEIKNVSELAVDGNKSALWPIGITPPFEPKSRFEVLRWDYFTEDNLFSCVDGAPKCQLNGADRDDVTDVIRVAVEELNKKYNPFVQLSTPRLVNGYRRLDHTRGMEYTLDLKFQATTESGHQKSIARRVHLVRPLSQVEIIPMPYVTEATRVHVLLPLTSYDSHAALRFLDHCSSNLFETGENAVLNFLFIYEPTEAQKVSTSDVFAEVKAKITSVEHNYPSVKVSWISIKTESPGILRILDIVSRKHPVETLFLLVTADTVLNSEFLNRCRMNAISGWQAFFPIHFQEFDPSVAYPDQVPPASPDLVREAGHFDRYTFEESCFYNSDYMSSRTRMSGDLQENEELLESLDLYDMFVQYSGLHVFRAVEPALHQVYRNRTCDPRLSEDVFHRCFQSNLESQGSRSQLAMLIFEQEPGNST from the exons ATGAGAATTGCAATGTTAGTGTCTCTCATCAGGCCGACCGGGCCGATTATTGTGGGCATCTCTCTGGGATTCACTCTGAGTCTTCTCAGCGTTACCTGGGTGGATGAGTCCTGCGACTCTGAGTGGATGGGAGCCGCCGACGAGATGCTTATAGGACAGCCTGGGAGCTCGAAAGGGGCCCGTAAACCTAGTTCGATATCCTCTGGCACAACTGACAACGGAAATCTCGACGAGGATTTTGAGCCCAGAATAGTGCCTTATAACCAGCCTGCCCAGGAAGGTCCTCCAAAGAAAGTTTTTAG AGCCAAGTATGCCAGCACAGAGCTTGGAATTCGTGAACGTCTCTTTGTCTCAGTATTTACTTCCAAAACCACCATGAACACTTTAGCTGTGGCTATCAACCGGACCCTCAACCACCATCTGGATGGTCGGCTCATCTTCTTTACAGGCACTCGCAATCGTAAACTCCCTAATGGAATGTTTGTGGTGGCCCATGGTGACGAGCGTCCAGTTCCAAACATGTTCCAGTCTGTCCGATATCTTCTAGAACATCACATTGCTGATTATGATTGGTTCTACTTCATCCAGGACGATACCTACACCCAGCCCGAAAGGCTGAAGACCTTAGTAAGCCACCTGAGCATGGACTTTCAGCTTTACATGGGCCAGCCTGGAGAGTTCATTGGAGGTGAAACCCAGGGGAGGTATTGTCACAGTGGACCAGGGTTTCTGATATCCCGTGCTCTACTTCTCAAGCTCCAGCCTTTCTTGGAACAATGCAGGACTGACATTGTAAGCATCAGACCTGATGAGTGGCTCGGTCGCTGTATCATTGATTATGCTGGCATGAGCTGTGTGGAGGAATATGAG GGCctgaattataattattttacaatgGAAAACAATTTGGACCTTTCCAGAATGGGGAATGATGGATTCCAGAACGCTCTCACCGTTCATCCTGTGACCAGTGCAGAACTTATGTATCGTCTGCACAAACATTTCACAGAACTAGAACTGCAGAAGACTTATGAAGAGATCGAAAAACTACAG TCTGAGATAAAGAATGTCAGCGAATTAGCAGTGGATGGAAACAAGAGTGCTCTGTGGCCCATCGGCATCACACCTCCCTTTGAACCCAAGAGCCGTTTCGAGGTACTGCGTTGGGACTACTTCACCGAAGACAACCTTTTCTCCTGCGTAGACGGAGCACCTAAATGCCAGCTCAATGGTGCGGATCGTGATGACGTGACTGATGTCATAAGGGTTGCTGTTGAAGAGCTCAACAAAAAATACAACCCTTTTGTACAACTAAGCACTCCACGGCTGGTGAACGGTTACAGGCGCTTGGACCATACACGAGGGATGGAATACACCTTGGACTTGAAGTTCCAAGCCACGACTGAGTCTGGTCACCAGAAATCGATCGCACGCCGTGTGCACCTTGTGCGACCCCTTAGCCAGGTGGAGATTATCCCCATGCCTTATGTCACGGAGGCTACACGAGTCCATGTCCTCCTGCCCCTCACCAGTTACGACTCCCATGCAGCCCTGCGCTTCTTAGATCACTGCTCCTCCAACTTGTTTGAGACCGGTGAGAATGCAGTTCTTAACTTCCTCTTCATCTACGAACCCACCGAGGCCCAAAAAGTTAGTACAAGTGACGTCTTTGCAGAGGTCAAGGCTAAGATCACTTCCGTCGAGCACAATTATCCCAGCGTGAAGGTGTCTTGGATCAGCATAAAAACAGAAAGCCCAGGCATCCTGCGGATCCTGGATATTGTATCTAGGAAGCATCCGGTGGAAACACTCTTCCTCCTGGTCACAGCTGACACTGTACTCAACTCAGAGTTTTTGAATCGCTGTCGCATGAATGCTATCAGTGGGTGGCAGGCTTTCTTTCCCATCCATTTCCAAGAATTTGACCCTAGTGTGGCTTATCCAGACCAGGTTCCTCCTGCCTCACCAGACCTGGTCAGGGAAGCGGGTCACTTTGACCGATACACTTTTGAGGAATCGTGTTTCTACAACTCTGACTACATGTCCTCACGGACACGGATGTCAGGTGACTTGCAGGAGAACGAGGAGCTGCTGGAGAGCCTGGATCTTTATGACATGTTTGTGCAGTATTCGGGTCTGCATGTGTTCCGTGCTGTCGAGCCTGCTTTGCACCAGGTGTACCGCAACCGGACTTGCGATCCTCGGCTAAGTGAGGACGTGTTCCACCGGTGTTTCCAGAGCAATCTGGAGAGCCAGGGGTCACGTTCCCAACTCGCCATGCTAATATTTGAACAAGAGCCAGGCAACAGCACCTGA